The proteins below come from a single Terriglobales bacterium genomic window:
- a CDS encoding sigma-54 dependent transcriptional regulator encodes MSRHRSRADYNDSGVLSAQETLQPPDSEWRPQGEFLKTAAEARKPLIVVVDDEQGTLDLLTDALSDMGVRVLTATDPEAGLSLIKQNRPQIVFLDLNMPKLSGMQLLEMVVNFDPAIEVFLLTGDYSTTSAVEAIQKGAADYLTKPISIANLRARVSKWIEEMQLKRETFQLDGELVSSFKFQGMVARSPRMLEVFSTLRRIAPHFRTVLVSGPSGTGKELVARALHQMSPVANGPFVVCNCAGVPESLAESEWFGYVKGAFTGANQDKLGLFEHANGGTIFLDEIGETPQNLQAKLLRVLQSHEIQRVGSPLARKLDVRIVTATNRDLKHEVREKRFREDLYYRLSVVDIKLPALAERREDLPLLQRHFVEKFAKEYGKNIGGISRRAQNVLSRYYWPGNIRELENVIGNACMMSDGPMIDTCHLPSELLRQDGPDLDSSMMSLEEVERSHVRRVLEMVGGNKLRAAEILGISRSTLYNLLGEVADGRVVKSS; translated from the coding sequence CAAGCCGCTTATCGTGGTGGTCGACGATGAGCAGGGAACCCTTGATCTGCTAACGGATGCCTTGAGCGACATGGGTGTGCGTGTGTTGACCGCCACGGATCCCGAAGCTGGTCTTAGCCTGATCAAACAGAACCGTCCCCAGATCGTTTTCCTCGATCTCAATATGCCTAAGCTGAGTGGCATGCAGCTCCTGGAGATGGTGGTCAACTTTGATCCCGCTATAGAGGTATTTCTGCTTACCGGCGACTACTCTACAACTTCAGCAGTAGAAGCAATCCAAAAGGGAGCCGCCGACTATCTTACGAAGCCCATTTCAATAGCAAATCTCCGAGCTCGCGTCAGCAAATGGATCGAGGAAATGCAGCTCAAGCGCGAGACCTTCCAGTTGGATGGAGAACTCGTCTCATCCTTCAAGTTCCAGGGAATGGTCGCACGCAGTCCGCGCATGCTTGAGGTTTTTTCCACGCTGCGACGCATCGCCCCGCACTTCCGCACCGTTCTCGTGAGTGGACCGTCTGGAACCGGAAAGGAATTGGTGGCTCGTGCCCTGCACCAGATGTCGCCGGTTGCGAATGGCCCCTTTGTGGTTTGCAATTGCGCCGGCGTTCCTGAGAGTCTCGCCGAGAGCGAATGGTTTGGATACGTAAAAGGAGCCTTTACCGGAGCCAACCAGGACAAGCTCGGCCTATTCGAGCACGCCAATGGAGGCACCATCTTTCTGGATGAGATCGGCGAGACACCGCAGAACCTCCAGGCCAAACTGCTTCGCGTTCTGCAGTCGCACGAAATTCAGCGAGTCGGTTCGCCGCTGGCCCGAAAACTCGATGTACGAATCGTGACAGCAACGAATAGAGATCTGAAACACGAAGTTCGGGAGAAGCGCTTTCGCGAAGATCTCTATTACCGGCTCTCGGTTGTCGATATCAAACTACCTGCGCTTGCAGAACGCAGGGAGGATCTACCGCTATTGCAACGGCACTTTGTCGAGAAGTTTGCAAAGGAGTACGGCAAGAACATAGGTGGCATCAGCCGCCGGGCGCAGAATGTTCTGTCGCGATATTACTGGCCGGGAAATATTCGCGAGCTGGAAAATGTCATAGGGAATGCTTGCATGATGTCCGATGGACCGATGATTGATACTTGCCATCTGCCCTCCGAGTTACTGCGCCAGGACGGGCCCGACTTGGATTCGTCGATGATGTCGCTGGAGGAGGTCGAGCGCAGCCACGTACGACGTGTGCTGGAGATGGTTGGAGGAAACAAGCTGCGTGCGGCGGAGATTCTCGGAATCAGCCGTTCGACCCTCTATAACCTTCTGGGTGAGGTTGCGGACGGCAGGGTGGTCAAGAGCAGCTAG